The genomic segment CTCCCAGACGTCGTCGAGCGGCAGCGCGAGGCCCTGGGCCGCGAAGTACTGCATGCGGTAGCCGGCGAACCAGGTGAACAGGTCGTCCGGCGTGCCCTGCAGATAGCTGGTGATGTTGGTCTGGAAGGTGTTGTGGTCGACTGTGTTGATCTTGATCGCCGACCCGGACGCCTTGGTGGCCGCGGCCGCCAGTGCCGCGAACGCGGTCTTCGCGGCGGGGTCCGAGTAGTTGGAACCGAAGGTCACCTGACCTCCGGCAGAGCCGCTGTCGCTCGGCGTGGACGAGGAGCTGTCGCAGGCCGAGAGCAGTCCGCCCGCGACGGAGAGACCTGCGATGCCGGCCATGCCCCTGAGCAGGGTGCGGCGACTCGGCGATGACCCCGGATTGTTGCTGCCCGGCGAGCCGACATCCGACATGGTGCCTCCATGGGTGGTCTGTTGTCTGTGGTCTGCGGTGGTCTGCGGTCACGATGCGGTGCACTGGATGCGGTGCGGCGAAGAGACGGAAGGGGAGGCCCCGCTGGGGGACCTCCTAGCACCTGATGGTTTCGAACAAAATTCAACAGGATTAACCGGGACCTCGCTCGCAGGGGTAGTTCTACGCCCCCTTACCCAGGGGCGTCAACGCTCCACCCCGTTGGTGTTGTGGGACCGTGATGTAGCAGTACGAGCCGCTCCGGACTGCGGAAATCGACATCGGGTGCTCCCCGGAGCGGTCACGGGGGACGGGAACGGGGGCCAGGACACGCCCTGACCAGTCAAACAAGTTCACATACGTTGCTTCAAGATGCACCATAGATCGCGCTTGCCATCCCCGGGCATCCGGGCCGGCCGGGGCGCGCGGCCGACGAGCCCAGGCCGGGCCTGCCCTCCGCCGACGCTTCGGAAGGGCGGTCCGGCCTTCTGCCGGGCGGGCACCGTTGCGTTCGCACATGGCTCGAGGGCGTCACGCCGAGGAGGATCGTCGACAGGAGCCGGCCGCCGGGGCTCGACGCCCCGGAGGGCACGCCGACCGCACGACGGCCCCGCTCCGTGCCGCGACCTCCCCTGGAGGGCCGCACCGGGTCGGGTCCACCGGCCTGAGCCCTCGGTGCCATCCCGTTGAGTTCCGCCGTATTTTGTTGGAACATGCGAGAAGCGCACCCGGTCGGTGGTACCGATCGGGTGCGCTTCCCTGACTCAGTGCGATGTCGGCCGATGCCTGACCCGGTGCGGTGTCAGGCGATGGTCCAGTGCTGCCGCGGCAGATCGGTGTCCGTCTGCTGGGTGACCGTGCCACCGTCGGAGGTCGACGAGGTCGTCAGCAGGAGTCCGCTGTGGACGTTGGTGATCGTGTAGGCGCCGGAGGCCAGCTTCGCCACCCGCCATTTCTGGTTGGCTCCCCCGGTGCAGGTCCACTGGACCACTGCCGTGCCCGGTGCGGTGGCGCCTCCGGCATCGTCGGCGCACAGGCTGGAGTAGGCGTTGACGAGGGTGTAGGAGCCGTCGGACTGCTGGGTGAAGACCCAGTTCTGGTTCTTTCCACCGTTGAGCGACCAGGTGTCGAGCTGGACGCCCGGCTCCGTGTGCCAGTCGGGATCATCGAGACCCTTGCCGGACAGGGAGACCGTGTGCGTGCCGTTGAGGTTGCCCGCGGCCGTGCCGGCGGTCAGGGTCAGGGCCTGCTCGGCAGCGGTGCGTGAGCCGCCGACGGAGTTGCCCGTGCCGTTGGTCCAGGTGCGGGCCGGGGTCGTCTCGGCGGGCCGGCCGGCGTCGGACGACATGCCGAGAACCAGCCCGCTGTAGCGGTTGACCAGGCGGTATGTGCCGGTTTGCGTACCGGTGGTGGTCACGTTGCTGATGAGGAACCACTGCTGGCCGACGGTGGGACCGCCGGACCCCACCGTGGTGGCGGTCGGCTTGGTGGCCCAGGCGCGGTCGGCCGTAGAAGCGGAGTCCACCCCGAGCAGCTGACCGGTGGCGGCGTTGGTGATGCGGAACGACCCGTCGCCGTTGGCGGCGAAGCTCCAGGACTCCCGGCTCGACCCGGTGGCGGCCGTGACGGAGGTGGTGGCCGAGCTGCCGGCGGCCTGGGCGAGGACCCGGCCGGACCCGCTGCCGATCGTGTACGTCTTCGCCGGGTCGACCGGCGAGGGTGCCGGGGCGGACGAGTCGATCGTGAGGTTGACGTACTCGCCGGAAGCGCCGCCGGAGCATCCGAAGGAGCAGTACGAGCGGAAGTTCTTGCCGACGACGGTGGAGCTGGTCCTGTTCGCGCTGTCCAGGAACCACCGGTACCAGGAGGCGGTGTGGTGGCTGCCGGTGTCGCCGATCAGCGTCCACTTCTGCGTGGCGAGGTTGTCGGTGGCGTAGATCTGCTGCGGGGCGTTGCCGCTCTGGTCCACCGCCTGCGGTTCACCGATGTACAGGCCCAGATAGGCGTTGTAGGTGATGTCCATGACGAACAGCGGTGAGGTCGGCGGCATCGTGCCGGCTGCGACCTGCTGGTCCACGCTGCCGGTGTTGGCCGGGTTGTACTCGGCCGATGCGGGGGTGTATCCGGTGCCGCCCGAGGAGGTCACCGGCACCTCGTTGCTCTCCAGGCCGCCCTGGCCGGGCTGCGACCAGGAGCCGTTGTACCACTTCTGCCAGGAGCCGGGCGCCATCTTGGACGAGATGGGAGAGCGGGCCGCGTGGGCGTAGAACGCCTTCCAGCCGCCGCTCTTGTCCACGATGCGCGAGCCGTAGGTGATGTAGAAGTATCCGGACGCGGTGTCGACGAAGAGCCGCTGGTCGCCGTCGCCGTAGTCGTACGTCTGGTTCGGGAACGCCGTGGTGTCGCCCCGTGCGGTGCTGTACGGCGACGTGATCGCGTGGCCCAGGATGTTCCAGACCTTGCCCTGGTTCGTCGAGCGCGCGTAGTCGATCGCGTCGTAGTGCAGGCCGTCGCCGAACGGCTGCGGGGTGAACTCGTTGTGCACCAGGCCGTACCAGTCACCGGTGTCCGGGTCGACCCACACCCCGGTCAGATCGCAGTAGTTCTTGTGCGCGTAGCCCGAGCCCGCGGGCGCGGCGGTCGCCGTCACCCCGGTCGGGCTGTTGTTGCAGCGCCAGGTCGTGTCGTTGTTCCGGTCGCTGGAGTTCGCCGGGTTCACCGCGTCGCTGATCGCACTCGACCGCGCGGCGTCATCGAAGTTCGTACCGGTGAAGAAATCCCAGTAGCGGGGGTCACCGGCACCGTACAGGGCGGCGGACTGCTGGAAGTAGAACGCGCCGTCCTTGTCGATGTAGGGGACCGCGGAGGTGTCGGTCGGATGGGCGTAGGAGGCCTTCGAGCCGACGGAGACCGTGTACGTGGCGCCGGGCGGGACCGCCGACGCCGTTCCCGGTGCGAGCAGGCCGGCTGTCAGCAGCGGGAGGATCACGGCGAGCGCCGCGAGGACTCTTCGGGGACGGGACACAGGCAGTCCTTTCCGTCCGGGTGTGCTGTTCCGGCGGTGGGGGCCGGATCAGGGCAAGCGGGGGGTCGCCCTGATCCCACCTCCTGCGCGAGCCGGAGTACATGTGTTTTCGTTCGCCTCCACTTGGGTTTTCCTCACCAGGTGTGCCCTGTTCAGCAGGGAATGCCCCGTCCCGGGTCCCGGTCAGGCGACCGGGACGGGCGGGGCCGGCTCCGCCCGGAGGTGCGCCGTCCCGGAGCGCACGGCCCAGCCGAACACCGCCAGCGAGACGACGCCGACCACGATCGTGTCGTACGGCGCGGGCAGCCGGCCCGAGCCTCCGAACGTGCCCAGCCAGGACAGCAGGGTCA from the Streptomyces sp. RKAG293 genome contains:
- a CDS encoding RICIN domain-containing protein, which codes for MSRPRRVLAALAVILPLLTAGLLAPGTASAVPPGATYTVSVGSKASYAHPTDTSAVPYIDKDGAFYFQQSAALYGAGDPRYWDFFTGTNFDDAARSSAISDAVNPANSSDRNNDTTWRCNNSPTGVTATAAPAGSGYAHKNYCDLTGVWVDPDTGDWYGLVHNEFTPQPFGDGLHYDAIDYARSTNQGKVWNILGHAITSPYSTARGDTTAFPNQTYDYGDGDQRLFVDTASGYFYITYGSRIVDKSGGWKAFYAHAARSPISSKMAPGSWQKWYNGSWSQPGQGGLESNEVPVTSSGGTGYTPASAEYNPANTGSVDQQVAAGTMPPTSPLFVMDITYNAYLGLYIGEPQAVDQSGNAPQQIYATDNLATQKWTLIGDTGSHHTASWYRWFLDSANRTSSTVVGKNFRSYCSFGCSGGASGEYVNLTIDSSAPAPSPVDPAKTYTIGSGSGRVLAQAAGSSATTSVTAATGSSRESWSFAANGDGSFRITNAATGQLLGVDSASTADRAWATKPTATTVGSGGPTVGQQWFLISNVTTTGTQTGTYRLVNRYSGLVLGMSSDAGRPAETTPARTWTNGTGNSVGGSRTAAEQALTLTAGTAAGNLNGTHTVSLSGKGLDDPDWHTEPGVQLDTWSLNGGKNQNWVFTQQSDGSYTLVNAYSSLCADDAGGATAPGTAVVQWTCTGGANQKWRVAKLASGAYTITNVHSGLLLTTSSTSDGGTVTQQTDTDLPRQHWTIA